The sequence CAATGTTTCCCGCGCCCATTTCGCGATGCCGGAATTTATCGATACCTATGCCGGAATTTGTAAAAAATACGGGGTTCCGGCGGACCTGATTGAAATTGAAGTGACAGAAACCATCGTTTTTGAAGATCCGGAAGCATTTTCGAAAATTGTTACGCAAATCCACGAACAGGGATTTTTGTGCTCCATGGACGATTTTGGCAGCGGCTACTCCTCCCTCAACGTCTTAAAGGATATTGAGGTGGATACGCTGAAGCTGGACCGTGCCTTTTTCAGCTCCGGACAAATGGACAATCCCCGTGAACGGAATGTCATCACCGCCGTGGTGGATCTCGCGAAAAATCTTGAGATAGGCTCCGTCGCCGAGGGCGTGGAAACCACAGCGCAGGCTGATTTCCTGCGGGACATCGGATGCGACATGATCCAGGGCTTCGTATTCTCGCGCCCATTGCCCGTGAATGCGTTTGAAAAGGAGGCATTCGGCTGCGTCATATCAGCCTGACCTATCCTTGCGTTTTCTTTTTCATTTTTTTCATATGGTACATGGCCTGATCCGCCCTGTTCATGACATCTATAAGGCTTACATCGCTTTCCGGCCGGAAAACCGCGCACCCAACGGATAACCTTACAAGGGCGCCGTTTTTTGTTTTGCAATCCGCAGACGCCTCCTCGATCGACTCCGCAAGCGCATCCAGCCCTGCAAAATTGCGTCCGCGCACAAAGGCGGCAAACTCGTCCCCTCCAATGCGGTAAAGGACGTCCGGCGGACGGATAAAGCGCTGTAAAAGTCTGCTCCCCTCGCGGATATATTCGTCTCCCGCGGCGTGACCCAGCGAATCGTTTATCTGCTTGAGGCCGTCAAGATCTATGACGATAAAGCCGATCCCTTCTTTATTCGGCAGCGCTTCTAAGTTGTGCAGCATAACGTCGAACGAATTCCTGTTGTTGAGTCCCGTGAGCATATCTGTATTGGCAAAGTCACGGTAAGCGGGATTTGAAATCCGTTTGAAGAGGATGGCCGCGATAATACCGGAAACGACGCAGCATACTATTATGATGATAGGCGTCGCCAGCTTAAGCCAACGGAACGTCTGGTATTGGTGCTCCGCGTCAAACTCGATCCCTACAACGCCGGAAACGCTGTCGTCGCCGCTGCCCGCGTGGATGGGGAAGTACGAAATAAAGATATTTCCCCACGACGTATCTTTGATTTGCTCGGGCAGTACGATTTCGCCGCGGTACGCCCTCTCAATGTCAGGAATAATCTCGGGTTCGATCAGGTCTCCCACGTTGCGAAAGTCTTCGCTTTCCGAGGGCAGGCCGTCCACCAAGTAAATGTATTCGCCCAAATCGTTTCGTTTCGCGGTATAAAGATACCGTACGCCTGCAGCAGATTTGATATTCTTGAACATCTTCTTCATTTCACGATATTCTTCGCTTTGCATATCGCTTTTGGCATTAAGGCTGCGGAAGCTTTCCTGGTCAAGGTTGTCCTCCAGATAATCATAGATGCCCAGCGCCCTGTCCTGCAGGCTGTCGATCATATCCTTGTACGAAAGCGTATAGTTGATAGAAAATATCAGAACGCAGGAAAGCACCACCATAACGGCGGTCAGGATAAACGCCTGTATATCGACGCGGCTTAACTTTTTCTGCTTTTTCATCGCTCTTACTGCCCGTCCTTCCTCTGAAATGCCAGCCTTTCAAAGTCGTTCACGGGAACCGGCTTGGATCAAATAAATACAATCTCTATATAGTATAGTGTTATTTTACCCGACTTCCCCTGCAGATTCAACCAAATCGGCTTTCCTATAAGAAAAAGGCTGTACCGGCATGATATGTCGGTACAGCCTTTTTCTTTCAATTCGGATTCGTCCGTTTTTCAGATTGTCTGCTCAAACTCCGTGAGCGCCTTATCAAACTCCTGCATACACACGTCCACCGGACCGCCGCTTGCAAGATCCACATGCGCAATCTTGAGAAGTTCCAAAGGATGATCGCTTCCACCCGAGGAGAGGAAACGGATATAGTCGCGCACCGCGTTTTTCTTGCCGGAAAGAATATCCGAGGCAATCTGCACCGCGCACGAGAAGCCCGTCGCATATTTATAGACATAAAACGCGTTATAAAAATGCGGGATACGCGACCACTCATAGGAAATGATGTCGTCACGCTGCATTTGCGGCCCGTAATAAAGCGCGTTCAGGTCGCCGTACATCCGGCACAGCACCTCATGCGTGAGTGCCTGGCCCTGCTCCACCGCGCTGTGCGTCATCTTTTCAAACTCCGCGAACATAGTCTGGCGCACTACCGTAGTGCGGAACTGGTCCAGATAGTGGTTGAGCACATATTTGCGCGCCTGCTTATCCGTGATCGTATCCAGCAGGTGGTGCGTGAGCAATATCTCGTTGACCGTGCTCGCTACTTCCGCAACAAATATTTCGTAACCCGCCTTTGCTTCGCTCTGGTATTTGTTGGAATGATAGGTATGCATCGCGTGTCCCAGTTCATGCGCGATGGTAAACACGCTGTCAAGGTCGCCCCGATGATTCAAAAGCACATACGGATGTACGCCATAAACGCCCCACGAATAAGCGCCGCTCGTTTTCCCCGGCGTTTCGTATACGTCGATCCAGCCATTATCCTGTGCTTCCTGCAATAACGTGGCGTATTCGTCGCCCAAAACGGCAAGCCCCCGCTTTACCATATCCATGGACTGCTCGTAAGAGTATTCGCCGTGCGTTTCTTCTGCAAGCGGCGTATAAATATCGTACATATAGAGTTCGTCCAATTTGAGCGCCTTTTTGCGCACGTCCACATAGCGATACATAGTGGGCAGGTTTTTGTGGATGGTTTCGATCAAGTTGTCGTAAAGCGCGACCGGCACATTATCCGAAAACAACGATTTTTCCAGTGCGCTGCCGTATTTACGCGCCTTTGCATAAAACACGTCCTTTTTCACGCTTGCAGAATAAGCCGCGCTGATGGTGTTGATCATATCCTGATAGGATTTGTAATACGTTTTATAGGTATTCTTACGCACTTCGCGGTCCGGACTCTGCATCATCACAATGTATTTCCCATGCGAAAGCTGCACCCTTTTACCGTCGGAATCTTTCACGCTGCCGAACTTGAGGTCCGCGTTGTCGATCATCGTAAAAATGTCCTTGGGCGCGCCCGCAATATCCGCGCTCATGGAAAGCAGCTTTTCTTCCTTTTCCGAAAGCACGTGCTTTTTGCTGCGTATGAGCTCCCTTAACATAAAATCGTAATCGGCAAGCTTATCGTTGCCTTTTATATTGTGGTCGCACTTCTTGCAATGGCCGCCCTTTTTGCACGTCTTGGAATCGCGTCCGTGCTTACAGTGGTCTTTCGCGCTCTTGATATATTCTTCGAGCACCCCTGGCTTTAAGGCCAGCAAAGCGGGATTCACAAACGAAAGCGCGCTCCCGAGGCGGACATTTATGTCCATCGCGCGCGCGGTCATCGCCTGGTATGTTGTGTTGGCGTTATTTTCATCGCGGCGCATGCGCGCATATACGAACAGTTTCCCCGCGATATGCTCCATCTTTTCCATAGACCGAAGCGCTTTCGCAAGGCTTTTTGCATCCTTGGTCAGCGTCTTTTCAATCTCCGGAATTTTTTTCATCGCCCGCTCCAGGGCGGCATAATCCTCTTCCCATGCCGTATCGGTCGGATAAATATCCTCTAATACCCATTTGTATTTCTTGTCGATTTGATCTCTTATTTTCTCTTCCATTTTTCTTATCTCCTTTTTCTGAGATAATGATACCCTTTTTTCCCTGCTTTATGCTAATTTCTTTGCGCATGCAGCGGCGCAGGAAGTCTTCCGCCGCGCGCAATAAACGCTTTGGGGGAATTGGCGTTATACGGCATAATCGGCGCGCGTCCCAAAAGACCGCCAAAGTTTACGGATTCGCCCACTTTCTTTCCCGGAACCGGAATCAGACGCACTGCCGTCGTCTTGGTATTCACCATGCCGATCGCCGCTTCATCCGCGATGATCGCCGCAATCACATAATCCGGCGTGTCGCCGGGCAGCGCGATCATATCCAGCCCCACCGAACATACGCACGTCATCGCTTCCAGCTTGGAAAGTGTAAGAGCGCCCGTTTCCACCGCGTGGATCATACCCGCGTCCTCACTTACGGGAATGAATGCGCCCGAAAGCCCGCCTACATGTGAGGAGGCCATGATACCGCCCTTTTTGACCGCGTCGTTCAAAAGGGCAAGCGCGGCTGTTGTTCCGTGCGCGCCGCAGGTTTCCAAGCCCATTTCTTCCAGAATATAGGCCACGCTGTCGCCGATGGCCGGCGTCGGCGCAAGCGACAAATCGACGATACCGAAAGGCACGCCCAGCCTGCGGCTTGCTTCGCGCGCAACAAGCTGCCCCATACGCGTGATATTGAAAGCCGTACGTTTGATCGTATCCGCGATCTCATCTATGGGCTGTCCTTTTTTATTTTCCAGCGCGACTTTCACAACACCCGGGCCGGATACGCCTACGTTGATCACGCAGTCTCCCTCACCCGTCCCGTGAAACGCGCCCGCCATAAACGGATTATCCTCTACCGCATTTGCGAATACAACCAGTTTGGCCGCGCCCAGCCCGTCCTTGCTCGCCGTTAGCTCCGCGCTCTTTTTGATGACGCGCCCCATGTGCGCCACCTCGTCCATATTGATACCTGCGCGCGTGGTGCCGATATTCACGGAAGAACACACCAAATCCGTCTGCGCCAGCGCGTCCGGTATCGTATCGATAAAGTCCTTTTCCGCTTGCGTCGCCGCTTTTTGCACAAACGCGGAATATCCGCCGATAAAATCGACGCCCACCTCTTTTGCGGCCTTGTCCATCGCTTTTGCAAACAGGATATACTCCCCGCAGCCCTGCGAAATCAGCGATATAGGCGTCACAGAAATCCTCTTGTTGACGATCGGGATACCGAATTCGCTTTCGATCGCCTCTCCGGTGGGCACCAGATATTTGGCCTGCCGCACGATCTTCTCATATACGCGCTGCGCGCATACCTGCGGGTCTTCCGAAACGCAGCTCAAAAGCGATATGCCCATCGTGATGGTACGAATATCCAAATTCTGCTTGGAGATCATGTCTATTGTTTTTAGTATGTCTTTTTGATTCAGCATAATGCGTCCCGCCTTTTATATTCTGTGCATACTGTTGAAAATCTCTTCGCGCATCAGCCGGATCTCCATGCCGATTTCCCCGCCCGTTTGAGCGAGCTTTTCCTTGAGCTGCTCAAAAGATGCGTTTAAGGCAGAAAGATCGATGAGCATGGTCATGGCAAAATATTCGTCGCGCAGGACCGTCTGCGTGATGTCGAGGATATTTGCATTCACTTCGTATAATGTGTTCGACACTTTGGCAATAATGCCCGGCTTGTCGTGGCCGAGGACGCTTACGATCGCTCTCATAACTTATGACTCTCCTTTTTATGCTTCAAACTTAACCCCGTTCTTTTTGCGGGTATTTTTTCTCATATTCATATTTGGCATTCTGGTAAGTATGGTAAGTAAACGCATACCAGAACGGAAAAATCAGGGTGATCACCACAATGGCCGCGAGCGCCAGAAGAATGACAAATACCATCAGCGGATCCTGCAGCGCGAGCATGGGATCCACCAGATACAATTCGTAAAGCTGCTTGAACGGAAGCTGCGAAAGCCAGTTGACGACCACGCCGCCCAGCGCCACGATAACCGCCGCCGTCAGGATACGCGTAAAGTTACTCCAGAAGTTTCCCAAAAACGCATACCGGTACGACGTGAACACCGCCCGAAAACCGCCCTTTTCCTGCACCGCCACCGTGTACGGTACAAATACGATACCAAACACCATAAAAAGCGCGAGCAATAGGATCAAAACAAGGACCACCGTTTCTCCCGTCGAGAGGGCCTGCGTCAGCACGCCGTCTACAAACGCGCCGCTGCCGATCACGCACACCGCCAGCACAACCACCGGAATCAGCAACGCAATGATCGCCAGATACGCACGCAGCATACCGGTATACCGCTTCTTTGCGTGCGC comes from Christensenellaceae bacterium and encodes:
- a CDS encoding oligoendopeptidase F codes for the protein MEEKIRDQIDKKYKWVLEDIYPTDTAWEEDYAALERAMKKIPEIEKTLTKDAKSLAKALRSMEKMEHIAGKLFVYARMRRDENNANTTYQAMTARAMDINVRLGSALSFVNPALLALKPGVLEEYIKSAKDHCKHGRDSKTCKKGGHCKKCDHNIKGNDKLADYDFMLRELIRSKKHVLSEKEEKLLSMSADIAGAPKDIFTMIDNADLKFGSVKDSDGKRVQLSHGKYIVMMQSPDREVRKNTYKTYYKSYQDMINTISAAYSASVKKDVFYAKARKYGSALEKSLFSDNVPVALYDNLIETIHKNLPTMYRYVDVRKKALKLDELYMYDIYTPLAEETHGEYSYEQSMDMVKRGLAVLGDEYATLLQEAQDNGWIDVYETPGKTSGAYSWGVYGVHPYVLLNHRGDLDSVFTIAHELGHAMHTYHSNKYQSEAKAGYEIFVAEVASTVNEILLTHHLLDTITDKQARKYVLNHYLDQFRTTVVRQTMFAEFEKMTHSAVEQGQALTHEVLCRMYGDLNALYYGPQMQRDDIISYEWSRIPHFYNAFYVYKYATGFSCAVQIASDILSGKKNAVRDYIRFLSSGGSDHPLELLKIAHVDLASGGPVDVCMQEFDKALTEFEQTI
- a CDS encoding GGDEF domain-containing protein, which codes for MKKQKKLSRVDIQAFILTAVMVVLSCVLIFSINYTLSYKDMIDSLQDRALGIYDYLEDNLDQESFRSLNAKSDMQSEEYREMKKMFKNIKSAAGVRYLYTAKRNDLGEYIYLVDGLPSESEDFRNVGDLIEPEIIPDIERAYRGEIVLPEQIKDTSWGNIFISYFPIHAGSGDDSVSGVVGIEFDAEHQYQTFRWLKLATPIIIIVCCVVSGIIAAILFKRISNPAYRDFANTDMLTGLNNRNSFDVMLHNLEALPNKEGIGFIVIDLDGLKQINDSLGHAAGDEYIREGSRLLQRFIRPPDVLYRIGGDEFAAFVRGRNFAGLDALAESIEEASADCKTKNGALVRLSVGCAVFRPESDVSLIDVMNRADQAMYHMKKMKKKTQG
- a CDS encoding UPF0237 protein, yielding MRAIVSVLGHDKPGIIAKVSNTLYEVNANILDITQTVLRDEYFAMTMLIDLSALNASFEQLKEKLAQTGGEIGMEIRLMREEIFNSMHRI
- a CDS encoding UPF0210 protein, whose amino-acid sequence is MLNQKDILKTIDMISKQNLDIRTITMGISLLSCVSEDPQVCAQRVYEKIVRQAKYLVPTGEAIESEFGIPIVNKRISVTPISLISQGCGEYILFAKAMDKAAKEVGVDFIGGYSAFVQKAATQAEKDFIDTIPDALAQTDLVCSSVNIGTTRAGINMDEVAHMGRVIKKSAELTASKDGLGAAKLVVFANAVEDNPFMAGAFHGTGEGDCVINVGVSGPGVVKVALENKKGQPIDEIADTIKRTAFNITRMGQLVAREASRRLGVPFGIVDLSLAPTPAIGDSVAYILEEMGLETCGAHGTTAALALLNDAVKKGGIMASSHVGGLSGAFIPVSEDAGMIHAVETGALTLSKLEAMTCVCSVGLDMIALPGDTPDYVIAAIIADEAAIGMVNTKTTAVRLIPVPGKKVGESVNFGGLLGRAPIMPYNANSPKAFIARGGRLPAPLHAQRN